A genomic stretch from Petrimonas mucosa includes:
- a CDS encoding M20 metallopeptidase family protein, protein MELHDKIKMMASEIKDDVIAIRRELHKNPELSFKEYRTSAFIKASLDELGIPWVSIANTGVLATIENQPDSGEIIALRADIDALPIQEETGFEFQSINPGVMHACGHDVHTASLLGVARILQLLKSEFKGTVKLIFQPGEEILPGGATKLIKEGALSNPKVQTIIGQHVMPSLTSGKVAIRKGKMMASMDEIRITVKGKGGHGAQPHENRDPVIAASMMIVALQQVISRHSDPRIPSVLSFGKVIVNGAINIIPDSVHVEGTFRTFDESWRDRAHGIIKNMASSIVSGLNCSCEVDIKKGYPSLYNNEKLTDAIHSFMKEYAGPQNVLEADIWMASDDFAYYSQQVDACYYMLGTGFEDKTNGSLHTSTLEINEEALEFGMGLMAYLAMRNLLQ, encoded by the coding sequence ATGGAACTGCATGATAAAATAAAAATGATGGCATCCGAGATAAAGGATGATGTGATCGCGATAAGACGGGAATTGCATAAAAACCCGGAACTTTCATTCAAAGAGTACCGCACATCGGCATTCATCAAAGCATCTTTGGACGAATTGGGTATCCCCTGGGTGTCTATCGCAAACACGGGTGTGCTGGCTACCATCGAAAACCAACCGGATAGTGGTGAAATCATCGCGTTGCGTGCCGATATCGATGCGCTCCCGATTCAGGAAGAGACGGGTTTCGAGTTCCAATCCATCAATCCTGGAGTGATGCATGCTTGTGGGCATGATGTTCACACCGCCTCTCTTTTGGGTGTTGCACGAATATTACAGCTATTAAAAAGCGAATTTAAAGGGACCGTCAAACTGATTTTTCAACCCGGGGAAGAGATTCTGCCCGGGGGTGCTACTAAACTCATAAAAGAAGGGGCATTATCCAACCCGAAGGTACAGACAATTATCGGACAGCATGTGATGCCTTCGTTAACAAGCGGAAAAGTAGCGATCCGTAAAGGAAAAATGATGGCCTCGATGGATGAAATCCGAATTACGGTGAAAGGAAAAGGAGGGCACGGAGCTCAGCCCCATGAAAATCGGGATCCTGTTATCGCTGCATCTATGATGATCGTCGCCCTTCAGCAGGTAATAAGTAGGCATAGCGATCCGAGGATTCCCTCGGTTCTTTCCTTTGGAAAAGTCATCGTGAACGGTGCTATTAATATTATCCCCGATTCGGTACATGTGGAGGGAACCTTCCGAACCTTCGATGAATCGTGGCGAGATAGGGCCCATGGAATTATAAAAAACATGGCTTCTTCTATAGTTTCCGGGCTTAATTGTTCGTGCGAAGTGGATATCAAAAAAGGGTATCCGTCGCTTTATAACAACGAGAAACTGACCGATGCTATCCACTCTTTTATGAAAGAATACGCCGGACCGCAAAATGTATTAGAAGCGGATATATGGATGGCATCCGATGATTTCGCGTATTACTCTCAACAGGTTGATGCGTGTTATTACATGCTTGGAACGGGATTCGAGGATAAAACCAATGGGAGCCTGCATACTTCAACCTTGGAGATTAATGAAGAGGCTCTTGAGTTCGGGATGGGGCTGATGGCTTACCTTGCCATGAGAAACTTACTACAATAA
- a CDS encoding alpha/beta fold hydrolase produces the protein MLSVLPPDRTNYGRVSFLDKTFNDWLRRTGELPPDFDEMPSIPFLPNPLIIDEGGSNKPVKSMNQWNSKKEWMREQLARYITGTTPPPPDDLQAKILEERKDGEVTLRIVELSFGPDQKATLTLELMIPPGEGPFPVFLTNWNHREWAQIAVRRGYIGCLYAGADTKDDTEVYSEIWAGQYDFTRLMRRAYGASRAVDYLFTLPYVDRDKIGITGHSRNGKTSLMAAAFDDRIGACIPSSGGTGAEVPWRYNAHKYDVEDIALLACAQPAWLHPRLRFFIGREHKLPVDQNSFMSLIAPRGLMLSTAVTESASNIFGIEQAYHSTKNVYEFLDAEENIAIASRYGLHGVNANDIEGYVDFFDFVFHRTDRAPENRLFYNYTFDEWRASNGDDVNPLDHERTVINLDTYTSSGQQWKEGKQTVIENLQWLLGEEPAGVTNPGPGRLDKGGAGENRFGSFLTRPRETGSMKVMAITPYNGFGDNLFGYLYYPADESGKPVNKNLPVVIYLHEYDYSKGFSSMSFDHEIQSVFENITKRGYVVFAFDMIGFGNRLEEGLHFYDRYPRWSKMGKMVADTKAAVDALTHLDFVDGSKIVVSGYSLGGTVALLSAALDERIAGVVSVAGFTPMRTNTLDRGTEGIMSYSHLHGLIPKLGFFVGHENQIPVDFEEIIASIAPRPALLIAPERDKDAHPGDIRDLVEKVKKVYELHDASENHVQLFMPDDYNRFSTVSRQKMYSWLEKLPDLPVVTSMDEPDTGKALAEDAAWCWFSDPRAVYHHGEKEAVYFGYINSKGDVKTQSLDLKSNETHEFTLHEKLQIDDHNVPAIVLLPDGKLLAFYCEHNGNIFMRKSKNPEDIRAWEEEVILLQKDAKNQYCYVNPVMLSEEDNRIYLFGRNVVRNDKGTYTDTRTYCIYSDDLGETWSKELNILDNLGLNSRQYFKVATDDRSRIDFLFTNGHPSQQENVSVHHMYYENGNFMQTDGSYIASFEKDKPVGIDQINKIHDAEKESVRAWIWDIVLDKENKPVITYTLYPSPTTHLYYHARWDGSKWIKNEIVDAGKYITILRENDKLREPHYSGGLVLDYNNPNTIFLSREINGTFEIEKRTINFRGDQTITPITSSSKADNLRPYLVAKKEKGPSLLLWMEGHYYHYTNFNTNIRLKVDE, from the coding sequence ATGCTTTCCGTTTTACCACCCGATAGAACAAACTACGGGAGGGTCTCCTTCCTCGACAAGACGTTTAATGACTGGCTAAGGCGAACAGGCGAACTGCCGCCAGACTTCGACGAGATGCCTTCCATCCCGTTTCTTCCGAATCCCCTGATAATAGACGAAGGGGGCAGCAACAAGCCGGTGAAATCGATGAATCAATGGAATTCAAAGAAAGAGTGGATGAGGGAACAGCTCGCTCGATACATCACCGGAACAACTCCTCCCCCACCCGACGACCTCCAGGCTAAAATACTGGAAGAGCGGAAAGATGGGGAAGTAACGCTCCGGATCGTTGAATTGTCGTTCGGGCCGGATCAAAAAGCGACCCTCACGCTCGAGTTAATGATTCCTCCCGGGGAAGGGCCCTTCCCGGTATTCCTCACCAATTGGAATCACCGCGAGTGGGCACAAATAGCCGTCAGAAGAGGATATATCGGTTGCCTGTACGCGGGTGCCGACACCAAGGACGACACGGAGGTGTACTCCGAAATATGGGCAGGTCAGTACGATTTCACACGATTAATGAGAAGGGCTTACGGGGCTTCAAGGGCGGTAGATTATCTATTCACGTTGCCCTACGTGGATAGGGATAAAATCGGTATCACCGGTCACTCCAGGAACGGCAAAACATCGTTGATGGCAGCAGCTTTCGACGATCGAATAGGAGCTTGCATCCCCAGTAGCGGGGGTACGGGAGCCGAGGTGCCCTGGCGATACAACGCGCATAAATACGACGTGGAAGATATCGCCCTTTTGGCTTGCGCTCAACCCGCTTGGCTGCATCCTCGCCTGCGCTTTTTTATAGGGAGGGAACATAAGCTGCCGGTGGATCAAAACTCCTTCATGTCATTAATCGCTCCCCGGGGATTGATGCTGAGCACGGCCGTAACGGAATCAGCAAGTAATATATTTGGCATAGAACAAGCCTATCACTCTACCAAAAACGTGTATGAGTTCTTGGACGCGGAAGAGAATATCGCGATTGCTTCCCGATACGGCTTGCATGGCGTGAACGCGAATGATATCGAGGGATACGTTGATTTTTTCGACTTCGTCTTTCACCGAACCGATCGAGCCCCTGAAAACCGGTTGTTCTATAATTACACCTTTGATGAATGGCGTGCGTCTAATGGCGATGACGTGAACCCGCTCGACCACGAGAGAACGGTGATTAACCTGGATACTTACACGAGCAGCGGGCAGCAATGGAAAGAAGGCAAACAGACCGTTATAGAAAACCTACAATGGCTGTTGGGCGAAGAACCAGCCGGTGTTACGAATCCGGGTCCCGGGCGATTAGATAAAGGAGGCGCGGGGGAAAATCGCTTCGGATCATTCCTGACACGCCCTCGCGAAACAGGCTCGATGAAAGTCATGGCCATTACTCCCTACAATGGCTTTGGCGACAACCTATTCGGCTACCTCTATTACCCGGCGGACGAGTCAGGAAAACCGGTAAATAAAAATCTCCCGGTGGTCATTTACCTCCACGAGTATGATTACTCCAAAGGTTTTTCCTCGATGAGTTTCGACCATGAAATTCAATCGGTTTTCGAGAACATCACGAAAAGAGGATATGTCGTGTTCGCGTTCGATATGATCGGCTTTGGAAACCGACTGGAGGAAGGGCTTCACTTTTATGACCGATACCCCCGCTGGTCGAAAATGGGGAAAATGGTAGCCGACACGAAAGCAGCCGTCGACGCGCTAACTCATCTCGACTTCGTGGATGGCTCCAAGATAGTGGTTTCCGGGTATTCACTCGGGGGAACGGTGGCGTTACTATCTGCCGCGCTCGACGAAAGAATCGCGGGAGTAGTATCGGTAGCGGGTTTTACCCCCATGCGAACGAACACGCTGGATCGAGGAACCGAAGGAATCATGTCCTACTCTCATCTGCACGGCCTGATCCCCAAGCTGGGCTTTTTCGTGGGGCATGAGAATCAAATCCCGGTGGACTTCGAGGAGATAATCGCGTCGATAGCTCCCCGTCCCGCCTTGCTAATTGCTCCAGAACGAGATAAAGATGCTCACCCGGGTGACATCCGCGATCTCGTGGAGAAGGTAAAAAAAGTGTATGAACTCCACGACGCGTCTGAAAATCACGTTCAACTATTCATGCCGGACGATTACAATCGATTTTCCACGGTTTCACGCCAAAAGATGTACAGCTGGCTGGAGAAGTTGCCTGACCTCCCGGTGGTGACCTCGATGGATGAGCCTGACACGGGAAAAGCGCTTGCTGAAGATGCTGCTTGGTGCTGGTTTTCAGATCCAAGGGCGGTGTATCACCACGGAGAAAAAGAAGCCGTTTATTTTGGCTACATCAACTCCAAGGGGGATGTAAAGACCCAATCGCTCGATTTAAAATCGAATGAAACCCATGAGTTCACGTTGCACGAAAAGCTGCAAATCGACGACCACAATGTCCCCGCCATCGTACTCCTCCCCGATGGTAAACTCCTGGCATTTTACTGCGAACACAACGGCAACATATTCATGAGGAAGAGCAAGAACCCCGAAGATATTCGCGCGTGGGAAGAGGAGGTGATTTTACTTCAGAAAGACGCGAAAAACCAATACTGCTACGTCAATCCTGTTATGCTAAGCGAGGAGGATAACCGCATCTATCTTTTTGGCCGAAACGTGGTGCGCAACGATAAAGGAACCTATACCGATACCCGCACCTACTGCATTTATAGCGACGACCTTGGCGAAACATGGAGCAAAGAGTTAAATATACTGGACAACCTCGGGTTAAACAGTCGCCAGTACTTTAAAGTGGCGACCGACGATCGATCGAGAATCGATTTTTTATTCACGAACGGGCACCCCTCGCAGCAGGAGAATGTATCGGTGCATCACATGTATTACGAGAATGGTAATTTCATGCAAACCGATGGTAGCTATATCGCGTCGTTCGAGAAAGATAAGCCGGTGGGGATCGATCAAATAAATAAAATTCACGATGCCGAAAAAGAGTCCGTACGCGCGTGGATCTGGGACATCGTGCTTGATAAGGAAAACAAGCCGGTAATCACCTACACTTTGTACCCTTCCCCAACAACCCACCTCTACTATCATGCCCGATGGGATGGTAGCAAATGGATAAAAAACGAAATTGTGGATGCAGGGAAATACATCACGATTTTGAGGGAGAACGACAAGCTACGCGAACCTCACTATTCAGGGGGACTCGTGTTGGATTACAACAATCCGAACACGATTTTTCTATCCCGGGAAATAAATGGCACGTTCGAAATCGAAAAAAGGACCATAAACTTTCGAGGCGATCAAACGATAACACCCATTACCTCGAGCTCCAAAGCGGATAATTTAAGGCCCTACTTGGTAGCAAAAAAGGAGAAGGGCCCTTCTCTTTTATTATGGATGGAAGGCCATTACTATCATTACACCAATTTCAACACCAATATCAGGCTAAAAGTCGACGAATAA
- a CDS encoding IS4 family transposase, protein MGKDKSKNLVGQPLFKQIVKMLPKDEFDLLVSKCGSDRYYKTFFSWEQLIVMLFGIFSRCDSMGEVCDGMRALGGKLNYLGMDVAPAKSTAGDALRDRDEELFRLYYFALISYFRPLLSVSRKKDVSFDEFYAFDSTTMTLFSQVMQGVGRNPKGEGKKKGGMKVHMLTDVHTETAVFAKISEAKMHDKKFLAHLNPGRGSMLVFDKAYNYYLQFAEWTLQGVNFVCRLKDNAKVQVQEVLFERTLSKEEFGVYKVEHIHLDYKQDKQVKTVCLRLVHYKDEQKRKYKFITNNWSITPQEVALIYKYRWTIELSFKKLKQNFQLHFFYSDTENGIKTQVWCTLIAHLLLQVIQVVNESKKAFSTIAALIRIHLISHLELAWVVTEGRKAYTKRGKRRNKSPTAIQMSLF, encoded by the coding sequence ATGGGCAAAGATAAGTCAAAAAATTTAGTCGGTCAGCCACTGTTCAAACAAATTGTGAAAATGTTGCCAAAAGATGAATTTGATCTCTTGGTGTCGAAGTGCGGGAGCGACCGTTACTATAAAACATTTTTTTCTTGGGAACAGCTTATAGTGATGCTCTTCGGCATCTTTTCACGTTGCGATTCCATGGGGGAAGTCTGTGACGGGATGCGGGCATTGGGTGGGAAGCTGAATTACCTTGGTATGGACGTGGCTCCTGCAAAGAGCACGGCGGGCGACGCTTTGCGTGATCGTGATGAAGAACTTTTCAGGCTATATTATTTTGCCCTGATATCCTATTTTCGTCCGCTTTTATCGGTCAGCCGAAAAAAAGACGTCAGTTTCGATGAGTTTTACGCTTTCGATTCCACCACGATGACCCTTTTTTCACAAGTGATGCAAGGGGTGGGACGCAACCCCAAGGGTGAAGGCAAGAAAAAAGGAGGCATGAAAGTACACATGCTGACCGACGTGCACACGGAGACGGCCGTTTTTGCCAAGATCAGCGAGGCAAAAATGCATGACAAGAAGTTCCTGGCACATTTAAATCCCGGAAGGGGTAGCATGTTGGTCTTTGACAAGGCATATAATTACTACCTGCAATTTGCTGAATGGACACTACAGGGCGTGAATTTTGTTTGTCGCTTGAAGGATAATGCCAAAGTGCAGGTGCAGGAGGTTTTGTTTGAAAGGACGCTCTCCAAAGAAGAGTTCGGCGTTTACAAGGTCGAACACATCCATTTGGATTACAAACAAGATAAGCAGGTAAAAACGGTTTGTTTGCGATTGGTTCATTATAAAGATGAGCAGAAACGAAAATATAAGTTCATAACCAACAATTGGTCGATAACGCCCCAAGAGGTTGCTTTGATTTACAAGTATCGCTGGACTATCGAGCTATCGTTCAAAAAATTGAAACAGAACTTTCAACTGCATTTTTTCTATTCGGATACGGAGAATGGTATAAAAACGCAGGTTTGGTGCACGTTGATCGCACATTTGTTGCTTCAAGTCATCCAGGTGGTGAATGAAAGCAAGAAAGCGTTCTCAACTATTGCAGCTTTGATAAGGATACACCTGATAAGTCATTTGGAGTTGGCTTGGGTGGTGACCGAAGGCAGAAAGGCATACACTAAACGGGGAAAAAGACGGAACAAAAGTCCCACGGCCATACAAATGTCGTTGTTTTAA
- a CDS encoding Gfo/Idh/MocA family oxidoreductase has product MKEKTTRRDFLKKSTMAAAGLSVTGVAHNSVAAPIIDTKKRVIGANDKVRVGFIGVGNRGTQLLHLFMEQPDCEVAALCDVYEPYVTRDYSAVHERYKKDMGSRIPKMGENFPKSVQQFSDYRKMLEDKSIDAVCISTPDHWHALQTIDAIDAGKDVFVEKPLSKTIAEGRRMVEVGNSSRQIVTVGLNRRGAPTFQKLAKEIPAGKIGKITFASACHVSNMFPNGIGKLQPETPPANFDWDMWLGPRAYRPYQYNIAPYMFRWWEDYANQISNNGVHYLDLLRWLLNEEAPIAISAHGGKYVVDDDRTIPDTMHVTYEFKSGVIVSLSILEASTGSFIPHGFLEFRGTKGTLHAGENDYKVTPTRAGQFQTWKPQIEPEDYSLDKVDTLLIDGSYKNSASSLIRNFLDCVKSREQPWATLEIGHRSTTMAHLGTIAMMTRERLEWDAVNERFTNSDIANKYLSYEYRKPWKL; this is encoded by the coding sequence ATGAAAGAAAAAACAACGCGAAGGGATTTTCTAAAAAAATCAACGATGGCTGCAGCTGGTTTATCTGTTACAGGGGTAGCGCACAATTCAGTAGCCGCACCAATTATAGACACTAAAAAAAGAGTTATCGGTGCAAACGATAAGGTTCGTGTAGGTTTTATCGGTGTCGGTAACCGGGGGACACAACTCTTGCATCTGTTTATGGAGCAACCGGACTGTGAGGTAGCAGCTCTGTGCGATGTGTATGAGCCCTATGTAACTCGCGATTATTCAGCCGTACACGAGCGTTACAAGAAAGACATGGGTTCTCGCATACCTAAAATGGGTGAGAACTTTCCAAAAAGCGTTCAACAATTCTCCGATTATAGGAAGATGCTCGAAGACAAAAGCATCGATGCGGTATGTATCAGCACCCCTGATCATTGGCACGCGCTTCAAACAATCGATGCAATTGACGCGGGTAAGGACGTATTCGTGGAAAAGCCATTATCTAAAACGATAGCGGAAGGACGACGAATGGTTGAAGTGGGCAATAGCAGTAGGCAAATTGTTACCGTAGGACTGAATAGACGTGGAGCACCCACCTTTCAAAAACTGGCGAAAGAAATTCCAGCCGGAAAAATTGGTAAAATCACGTTCGCTTCAGCATGTCACGTGAGTAACATGTTTCCGAACGGGATTGGAAAATTACAACCCGAGACTCCACCGGCTAATTTCGACTGGGATATGTGGTTGGGACCGAGGGCGTATAGGCCATACCAGTACAATATTGCCCCTTACATGTTCCGCTGGTGGGAAGATTATGCAAACCAAATTTCAAACAATGGCGTGCATTACTTAGACTTATTACGTTGGTTACTGAATGAAGAAGCACCCATTGCAATCAGTGCACACGGTGGCAAATACGTTGTAGACGATGACCGCACCATACCCGATACAATGCACGTAACCTACGAATTTAAATCCGGTGTAATTGTTTCCCTCAGCATACTCGAGGCAAGCACCGGCAGTTTCATCCCGCATGGTTTTTTAGAATTCAGAGGAACCAAAGGGACCCTACACGCGGGCGAAAATGATTATAAGGTCACTCCTACCCGTGCCGGACAATTTCAGACGTGGAAGCCTCAGATCGAACCGGAGGATTACTCACTCGACAAAGTCGATACGCTTCTAATTGATGGAAGTTATAAAAACAGCGCGTCGAGCTTAATCCGTAACTTCTTAGATTGTGTTAAGTCACGCGAGCAACCTTGGGCAACTTTGGAAATTGGACACCGTTCCACCACTATGGCTCATTTAGGCACGATTGCCATGATGACTCGTGAACGACTTGAGTGGGATGCTGTAAACGAACGATTTACTAACTCGGATATCGCCAACAAGTATTTATCGTATGAATACCGCAAGCCTTGGAAATTGTAA
- a CDS encoding enolase C-terminal domain-like protein, translated as MTNNALHSLKGTIKIESVDSQFEREPLLSPFGFKGGCLSELWQSVSYLKSENGHHSIGLGTQSVLWSDENVFSSSSEAGGNASMYALTERALQLLRGLSFSSPMDIIDPLFEEIYRYGEVITNSPNLRKTFALNSLVSIDNALWLLYAKENGITTFDELIPTEYASTFSEKHEKLAAIPLISYNVTPEKLREEVERGYFFMKIKIGQSGSQQVMLEKDKQRLLEIHSVLKNIQTPYTQNGKLPYYFDANGRYETKELLNQFLDYAEEIGAFDQIVVIEEPFPEQLEMDVSDIPVRLAADESAHTEQDTLERIQMGYGAIALKPIAKTLSMTLKIAKAANDRNIPCFCADLTVNPVLLEWNKNIAARLHSFPGLEKLGLIESNGHQNYVNWKKMQQYYPRHQAPWVEVNEGFYNTGKEYFKTGGGIFDPIPHYEAMFNKQY; from the coding sequence ATGACTAACAACGCTCTTCACTCATTAAAGGGAACGATTAAGATTGAATCAGTTGATTCACAATTTGAAAGAGAGCCTCTGCTAAGTCCTTTTGGCTTTAAGGGAGGTTGTTTGTCGGAGTTATGGCAATCCGTCAGTTACTTGAAGAGCGAAAATGGACACCATTCCATCGGCTTAGGGACGCAGAGTGTGTTGTGGTCCGATGAAAATGTGTTTTCATCGAGTTCAGAAGCGGGTGGAAATGCAAGTATGTATGCATTAACGGAACGAGCCCTTCAATTACTCCGAGGCCTTTCATTCTCCTCTCCCATGGATATTATTGATCCCTTGTTCGAGGAGATATATCGATATGGAGAAGTCATCACTAATAGCCCAAATTTACGAAAAACGTTTGCCTTAAACTCCTTGGTGTCTATCGACAATGCTCTTTGGCTACTTTACGCGAAAGAAAATGGAATCACCACTTTCGATGAATTAATCCCGACAGAATACGCCTCTACTTTCTCAGAAAAACACGAAAAGCTGGCAGCTATCCCACTCATTTCATACAATGTAACTCCTGAAAAACTTAGGGAAGAAGTGGAGAGGGGCTATTTCTTCATGAAAATTAAGATAGGTCAATCCGGAAGCCAGCAAGTGATGTTAGAAAAAGACAAACAGCGGTTATTGGAAATACACTCGGTTTTGAAGAATATTCAAACTCCCTATACCCAAAATGGAAAATTGCCCTACTATTTCGATGCAAACGGCAGATACGAAACAAAAGAGTTACTGAATCAGTTTTTGGATTACGCTGAAGAGATAGGTGCATTTGACCAGATCGTGGTTATAGAGGAGCCTTTTCCTGAACAACTGGAAATGGATGTGTCGGATATACCGGTTCGTCTGGCCGCGGACGAGAGCGCGCACACGGAACAAGATACCCTCGAGCGAATTCAGATGGGGTACGGTGCGATTGCACTAAAGCCCATTGCCAAAACCTTGAGCATGACCCTGAAAATAGCTAAAGCGGCTAACGACCGGAATATTCCATGTTTTTGTGCTGATCTAACAGTGAATCCTGTGTTGCTGGAATGGAACAAAAACATCGCGGCACGTCTTCATTCTTTCCCGGGATTGGAAAAATTGGGCTTAATCGAAAGTAATGGGCACCAAAACTATGTGAACTGGAAAAAGATGCAACAATATTACCCGAGGCATCAAGCTCCCTGGGTAGAAGTAAACGAAGGATTTTACAATACCGGCAAAGAGTATTTCAAGACAGGCGGGGGCATATTCGACCCCATTCCTCATTACGAGGCAATGTTTAATAAACAGTACTGA
- a CDS encoding DUF4886 domain-containing protein has product MKKIGKAMIKNGLIFGVLIILTTLNAWSQDTIRVLAIGNSFSVDAVENNLFELGQEQGVTFIIGNLYIGGCSLERHWENAQNNKADYSYRKIDSEGKKNTSPNATLIQGITDEEWDYITFQQNSPNSGFIDTYFPYLAQLTAFTKKQTSNPRVKFAFHQTWAYANDSNHSGFPRYNSDQAQMYHAIVKTSREAAREVGIERIIPAGTAIQNGRSSFIGDRFCRDGYHLSLDLGRYTAACTWFEFLTGKSVVGNPFSPRTITPLEATTVQRAAHEAVLNPFEITSIDLENELASSGLASSDIIERNSELSSLECQEQSL; this is encoded by the coding sequence ATGAAAAAGATCGGTAAAGCCATGATAAAGAATGGTTTAATCTTCGGGGTATTAATTATTCTGACTACCCTCAATGCTTGGTCGCAGGATACAATACGAGTACTCGCTATTGGCAACAGTTTTTCGGTCGACGCGGTAGAAAACAATTTATTTGAGCTGGGACAAGAACAAGGGGTCACCTTTATCATCGGTAACTTATATATCGGAGGCTGTTCGCTTGAGAGGCATTGGGAGAACGCGCAGAACAACAAGGCCGACTATTCGTATCGTAAGATCGATAGCGAGGGGAAAAAAAACACCTCTCCTAATGCAACCCTTATTCAGGGCATAACGGACGAAGAGTGGGATTACATCACTTTTCAGCAAAATAGCCCAAACTCGGGATTCATCGACACCTATTTCCCCTATTTGGCTCAATTAACGGCTTTCACGAAAAAACAGACGAGTAATCCGCGCGTTAAATTCGCATTCCACCAGACTTGGGCATACGCGAATGATTCAAACCATTCAGGATTTCCACGGTACAATAGCGATCAGGCACAAATGTATCACGCGATCGTGAAAACATCACGGGAGGCCGCTCGCGAAGTTGGCATCGAAAGAATCATCCCCGCGGGAACCGCTATCCAAAACGGGCGATCGAGCTTTATCGGAGATCGTTTTTGCCGTGACGGGTATCACCTGAGCTTAGACTTGGGACGTTACACTGCTGCCTGTACTTGGTTCGAATTTCTTACCGGTAAATCGGTGGTGGGTAACCCCTTTTCCCCACGCACGATTACACCTCTTGAGGCCACCACCGTTCAGCGAGCGGCTCACGAAGCGGTGCTAAACCCATTTGAAATAACGTCTATCGATTTAGAGAATGAGCTGGCCTCATCGGGTCTGGCTTCATCGGATATTATTGAAAGAAACTCCGAATTAAGCTCCCTAGAATGCCAGGAGCAAAGCTTATAG
- a CDS encoding 3-keto-disaccharide hydrolase, translating into MKTIHLFFFSAMISCFCLQVTAKESYKSPIAGNEDLMARSQWQPLFKTAKDTVHWTSIRDTPFPNEGWVVKKKELVLLPGRKGGDIITKRKYRDFEFTLEFKMTRLVNSGVKYFVNQIENNQNGRMEWIGFEYQIIDDFHQDEIQGFDDEKGSTAALYLLYAPNENKKLKPLGKWNSLKIKVEGNKVEHWLNGELVVIMDIDSQDFKDRVEETKFRNYDDFGKKREGHILLQDHGDQVHYRNIMIKEL; encoded by the coding sequence ATGAAAACAATTCATCTGTTTTTTTTCAGCGCGATGATTAGCTGCTTTTGCCTACAAGTGACTGCAAAAGAGAGTTACAAGAGTCCTATCGCGGGGAATGAAGATTTAATGGCCAGGAGCCAATGGCAACCACTTTTCAAAACGGCCAAAGACACTGTGCATTGGACAAGCATACGCGACACTCCCTTCCCGAACGAAGGCTGGGTGGTTAAAAAGAAAGAACTGGTACTACTCCCGGGGCGAAAAGGAGGAGATATTATCACGAAAAGAAAATACAGGGATTTTGAATTTACATTGGAGTTTAAAATGACCCGACTGGTTAACTCCGGGGTAAAATATTTTGTGAACCAAATCGAAAACAACCAGAATGGAAGAATGGAGTGGATCGGGTTCGAGTACCAGATAATCGATGATTTCCATCAGGACGAGATTCAAGGTTTTGACGATGAAAAAGGTTCTACAGCCGCGCTCTACCTGCTTTACGCGCCCAACGAAAATAAAAAACTAAAGCCACTGGGGAAATGGAACTCGTTGAAAATTAAAGTCGAAGGAAATAAAGTCGAGCACTGGCTAAATGGAGAGTTGGTAGTAATCATGGATATCGATTCACAAGATTTTAAGGATCGAGTAGAGGAGACGAAATTCAGGAATTACGACGACTTCGGCAAAAAACGAGAGGGGCATATCCTCCTACAGGACCATGGAGATCAAGTTCATTACAGGAATATCATGATTAAAGAGCTATAA